From one Bifidobacterium sp. WK012_4_13 genomic stretch:
- a CDS encoding RNA degradosome polyphosphate kinase, producing the protein MAQIFDAPSKSVLRSQIAEHIAESERSLRKTNPDEGAEPLPDDRFFDREISWLKFNKRVFELAQDDTQPMLERANFAAIFASNLDEFFMVRVAGLKRRVATGIAVTAASGLSPRQQLRSISEQAHKLQDEYAHYVISHILPELAEQHIVLLSWNQLTATEQERLSRFFRQQVFPVLTPLAVDPAHPFPYISGNSLNLAVIVENPTSGKSHFARVKIPDNMPRLVAVDDLTDEEGQEERYGFITMENLLIAHLESLFPGMVIKEARSFRVTRNEDIDVEEDDAENLLNAMEKELLRRRFGPPIRLEISDTTSPFLSQLLANQLRVSDDEVYRVPAPLDFTVLFELQSIDRADLKYQPFIPSTNRQIAEVESSRAQDIFAAIREHDIMLHHPYDSFSTSVQAFLAQAAADPQVLAIKQTLYRTSGNSPIIDALVDAAHAGKQVLALVEIKARFDEEANIAWARKLERAGVHVVYGIVGLKTHCKLQLVVRQEADGLRRYCHIGTGNYNPKTARLYTDLGLLTCDPVVGQDLTRLFNQLSGYAPKSSFHRLLVAPRSVRSGLIERIQREEAAAKAGKDAWIKIKVNSLVDEKCIDALYRASQAGVRIDIVERGICALKPEVPGLSDNIRVRSILGRFLEHSRIFAFANSQGPQIGEGPISGPEVWIGSADLMHRNLDRRVEALVRITAPDEIDELIKYIDLQMADTTASWHMKGDGSYIRHSRDEQGNPLVDCQEYLIKKHTRIKRVTH; encoded by the coding sequence ATGGCCCAGATATTTGACGCACCCTCGAAATCAGTGCTCCGCAGCCAGATTGCGGAACATATTGCAGAATCCGAACGCTCGTTGCGAAAAACCAATCCGGATGAGGGAGCAGAGCCCTTGCCCGACGATCGCTTCTTCGACCGCGAGATCAGTTGGCTGAAATTCAACAAGCGCGTGTTCGAACTCGCTCAGGACGACACCCAGCCGATGCTTGAACGTGCCAACTTCGCTGCCATCTTTGCCAGCAACCTGGACGAATTCTTCATGGTTCGCGTGGCCGGTCTGAAACGACGCGTTGCCACTGGCATCGCGGTCACCGCGGCAAGCGGTCTGAGCCCTCGTCAGCAGCTGCGATCCATCTCCGAACAGGCGCACAAGCTTCAGGACGAATACGCCCATTACGTCATCAGCCACATCCTTCCAGAGCTCGCCGAGCAGCATATCGTTCTGCTGAGTTGGAATCAGCTCACCGCAACCGAGCAGGAGCGCCTCTCACGCTTCTTCCGTCAGCAGGTATTCCCTGTCCTGACGCCACTGGCCGTCGATCCAGCGCACCCGTTCCCATACATTTCCGGCAACTCATTGAACCTCGCGGTCATCGTCGAGAACCCGACGTCAGGCAAGTCGCATTTCGCACGCGTCAAGATTCCCGACAACATGCCACGGCTGGTGGCGGTCGATGACCTTACCGACGAGGAAGGGCAAGAGGAACGATATGGCTTCATCACGATGGAAAATCTTCTGATCGCCCATCTCGAATCACTCTTCCCTGGAATGGTCATCAAGGAGGCCCGCTCGTTCAGGGTCACCAGAAACGAGGACATCGACGTCGAGGAGGACGATGCCGAGAATCTTCTGAATGCGATGGAGAAGGAGCTGCTGCGCCGTCGATTCGGCCCTCCCATCCGCCTTGAGATCTCTGATACCACATCGCCCTTCCTCTCGCAGCTTCTCGCAAACCAGCTGCGCGTCAGCGACGATGAGGTGTATCGGGTCCCAGCGCCGCTCGATTTCACGGTGCTTTTCGAACTGCAGTCCATCGACAGGGCGGATCTCAAATATCAGCCCTTCATTCCCAGCACCAACCGTCAGATCGCAGAGGTCGAATCAAGCCGCGCACAGGACATCTTCGCCGCGATCCGCGAGCATGACATCATGCTCCATCATCCATACGACTCGTTCTCAACCTCGGTTCAGGCATTCCTGGCTCAGGCCGCAGCCGATCCGCAGGTTCTGGCAATCAAGCAGACTCTGTACCGAACCTCTGGCAACTCTCCGATCATCGATGCGCTCGTGGACGCCGCCCATGCAGGAAAGCAGGTTCTGGCGCTCGTCGAAATCAAGGCGCGCTTTGACGAGGAGGCGAACATCGCCTGGGCTCGCAAGCTCGAACGAGCAGGGGTGCATGTCGTGTATGGCATCGTCGGGCTGAAGACCCACTGCAAGCTGCAGCTGGTAGTACGTCAGGAAGCCGATGGCCTGCGCCGCTACTGCCATATCGGAACCGGAAACTACAATCCGAAGACAGCTCGGCTCTATACCGATCTCGGCCTCCTGACATGCGATCCGGTCGTCGGACAGGATCTGACGCGACTCTTCAATCAGCTATCGGGGTATGCGCCGAAGTCAAGCTTCCACCGACTGCTGGTCGCCCCACGTTCCGTTCGCTCAGGACTGATCGAACGCATTCAGAGGGAAGAGGCCGCCGCCAAGGCGGGAAAGGACGCATGGATCAAGATCAAGGTGAATTCCCTGGTAGACGAGAAATGCATCGATGCGCTGTATCGCGCAAGCCAGGCTGGTGTGAGGATCGACATCGTCGAGCGCGGTATCTGCGCCCTGAAACCGGAGGTTCCAGGACTGAGCGACAACATCCGCGTGCGTTCGATTCTCGGACGATTCCTTGAGCACAGTCGAATCTTCGCATTTGCAAATTCTCAAGGTCCGCAGATAGGTGAAGGGCCGATTTCTGGTCCGGAGGTCTGGATCGGATCTGCCGATCTGATGCATAGGAATCTCGACCGTCGAGTCGAGGCACTGGTGAGGATAACTGCCCCCGACGAAATCGACGAGCTCATCAAATACATCGATCTGCAGATGGCGGATACCACCGCATCATGGCACATGAAGGGCGACGGAAGCTATATTCGCCATTCGCGCGACGAGCAGGGCAATCCGCTCGTCGACTGTCAGGAATATCTCATCAAGAAGCACACGCGCATAAAGAGGGTCACCCACTGA
- the feoB gene encoding ferrous iron transport protein B, translating into MTTQRIHEWHASRCTCASDAASNGSAPRRTGEPHVVLVGNPNVGKSTMFNALAGGNAKVMNAPGTTVMIETAHLRHLGEEWTLVDTPGTSSLEAISPDEQVACEAAMGIEANAVPDVIVAFINALSPSRSLYLLSQLIDLGRPIVVAVTMLDLAKRQGSPVTLDGLRMALPDLEFVGVDGRTSEGRTSLLKAIKSALSTPSTPSPNGHRRTQGKKRRATGVRAVPDAQAGQKEVSAWVEETADERFDWVADIMHDLARQNPSSDRVTMSDRIDRILLHPVSGIAVFLAVMYLVFESITTLANPCIDFVDVTLRQWLTDAIDWVFNVSLGSQALQGWFHDLVINGVLNGAVTVLTFVPPMGIMFMILSLLEDSGYLSRAAFVMDKAMRIVGLDGRAFLPLVVGFGCNLPALASTRTLPDSRQRLLTGLLIPFTSCSARLSVFVVLAYAFFGNYAGLAIFLMYVASIVIILTAGFALRKTQFGNMQAQPFAMELPPYQLPKPLRLAKSVCLRLWAFITGASTIIISATIVMWLLAAIPVSAGIAGTNSFGHVDSVEHSVYGVVASRTAALFNPAGFGDMHASAALITGFVAKEVVVGSMSQSYSIDDSGNVSESAQGRGALGTAVRESFEQSSGGHAAAAGAAFMIFVLAYTPCLATIAEMKRQFGTRAAAQSVAMGLIIAYVLAVVVFQLGRLL; encoded by the coding sequence ATGACAACGCAACGCATCCATGAATGGCATGCTTCGCGGTGCACCTGCGCTTCCGACGCTGCCAGCAATGGCAGCGCACCTCGGAGGACGGGGGAACCGCATGTCGTGCTTGTCGGAAATCCGAACGTCGGCAAATCCACCATGTTCAATGCTCTTGCGGGCGGCAACGCAAAGGTCATGAACGCCCCAGGGACCACGGTGATGATCGAGACCGCCCATCTGCGACATCTCGGAGAGGAGTGGACCCTGGTCGACACTCCTGGAACATCATCATTGGAGGCGATCAGTCCGGACGAGCAGGTCGCATGCGAGGCGGCAATGGGAATAGAGGCAAACGCGGTTCCCGACGTGATCGTAGCCTTCATCAATGCCCTGTCGCCATCAAGATCGCTGTATCTTCTCAGCCAGCTCATCGATCTGGGCCGTCCGATAGTCGTCGCCGTCACGATGCTTGATCTTGCGAAGAGGCAAGGCTCTCCTGTGACCTTGGACGGATTGCGAATGGCACTCCCCGATCTCGAATTTGTCGGCGTCGATGGCCGGACTTCGGAGGGAAGGACCAGCCTCCTGAAGGCAATCAAGTCGGCGCTATCCACACCATCGACACCGAGTCCGAACGGACACCGGCGAACGCAGGGCAAGAAAAGACGCGCCACAGGCGTCCGCGCGGTTCCAGATGCACAGGCAGGCCAGAAGGAAGTCTCCGCCTGGGTCGAGGAGACAGCGGACGAGCGATTCGACTGGGTCGCCGACATCATGCATGATCTGGCACGGCAGAATCCCTCGTCTGACAGGGTCACGATGTCCGACAGGATAGACCGCATACTGCTGCACCCGGTATCAGGAATTGCCGTGTTTCTGGCTGTCATGTATCTCGTATTCGAATCGATCACCACACTCGCCAACCCCTGCATAGATTTCGTCGACGTCACGTTGAGGCAGTGGCTTACGGATGCAATCGACTGGGTCTTCAACGTATCTCTGGGTTCGCAGGCACTTCAAGGATGGTTCCATGACCTGGTGATAAACGGCGTGCTCAATGGCGCGGTCACCGTCCTGACCTTCGTCCCTCCGATGGGAATCATGTTCATGATTCTCTCGCTGCTCGAAGATTCGGGATATCTTTCGAGAGCCGCATTCGTCATGGACAAGGCCATGCGCATCGTCGGACTTGACGGACGCGCATTCCTGCCATTGGTAGTCGGATTCGGATGCAACCTGCCGGCTCTGGCATCTACTCGCACGCTTCCCGATTCAAGGCAGCGTCTGCTGACGGGATTGCTCATACCCTTCACCTCATGCTCTGCAAGGCTGAGCGTTTTCGTCGTTCTGGCCTATGCCTTCTTCGGCAATTATGCGGGACTTGCAATCTTCCTCATGTATGTCGCCTCGATCGTCATCATCCTGACCGCTGGCTTCGCGCTCAGAAAGACCCAGTTCGGCAATATGCAGGCGCAGCCCTTCGCGATGGAACTGCCGCCATACCAGCTTCCGAAGCCTCTCCGGCTGGCAAAGTCGGTATGCTTGCGTCTCTGGGCCTTCATCACAGGAGCAAGCACCATCATCATCTCGGCCACGATCGTCATGTGGCTTCTGGCCGCCATTCCTGTGAGCGCCGGCATCGCTGGGACCAACAGCTTCGGCCATGTCGACTCGGTCGAGCATTCCGTCTACGGGGTCGTCGCCTCCAGGACCGCCGCTCTTTTCAATCCGGCAGGATTCGGGGACATGCACGCTTCGGCGGCCCTTATCACCGGATTCGTCGCAAAGGAAGTCGTCGTCGGGTCAATGTCCCAGAGCTATTCGATCGACGATTCCGGCAACGTCTCGGAAAGCGCGCAAGGCCGTGGGGCGCTCGGCACAGCCGTGCGCGAGAGCTTCGAACAATCGAGCGGAGGCCATGCCGCGGCAGCCGGGGCTGCCTTCATGATCTTCGTTCTGGCGTATACGCCATGCCTGGCCACCATCGCCGAGATGAAACGCCAGTTCGGCACACGGGCAGCGGCGCAGTCCGTGGCCATGGGACTGATCATTGCCTATGTTCTCGCGGTCGTCGTATTTCAACTGGGACGGCTGCTATGA
- a CDS encoding ferrous iron transport protein A — protein MTQTLRTCPLGMEIEICAIDLAEHYRFRLKELGFREHERITVIQKTNFGGRVVSHGFDRIAVDGSTATHILVRPS, from the coding sequence ATGACCCAAACATTGCGCACCTGCCCACTCGGCATGGAAATTGAAATCTGCGCGATCGACCTCGCGGAGCACTATCGTTTTCGCCTGAAGGAGCTCGGGTTCCGAGAGCACGAGCGAATCACGGTCATTCAGAAGACCAACTTCGGAGGCCGCGTCGTGTCACATGGGTTTGATCGAATCGCCGTGGACGGATCGACGGCGACGCACATCCTTGTTCGTCCCAGCTAG
- a CDS encoding SDR family NAD(P)-dependent oxidoreductase produces MEHHSAPIAVVTGAAAGLGLEMVQELIARGFTVCGIDFNATAMASLASSLGSRYHGFVGDVSDDHFTLSSVAAIEAIGHVSLLINNAGQPSFKSPTDYSSADVERCLTGLRGMIAWTTAILKATHERDVKIVNVMSSAALRGNPHESVYCAAKWGERGYTESLKAAYKGSSVKVMGFYPGGIDTDFYTDSRDYVDIEKQRSFMNPKDVAHMLLENALSTADLTVADLVIERNSQRPFMAQGQTFTNTV; encoded by the coding sequence ATGGAACATCATTCGGCACCCATTGCGGTGGTCACCGGCGCAGCGGCGGGTCTTGGACTGGAAATGGTGCAGGAGCTCATAGCACGGGGCTTTACCGTCTGCGGCATCGACTTCAACGCCACGGCGATGGCTTCGCTGGCATCCTCTCTGGGTTCCCGATACCACGGATTCGTCGGAGATGTCTCAGATGACCATTTCACGCTTTCGTCAGTGGCGGCGATCGAAGCAATCGGACATGTTTCCCTGCTGATCAACAATGCCGGCCAGCCATCGTTCAAGTCTCCGACAGACTACTCGTCGGCGGACGTCGAACGCTGCCTGACAGGACTTCGCGGCATGATCGCCTGGACCACCGCCATCCTGAAGGCCACGCATGAACGCGACGTCAAGATAGTCAACGTGATGTCCTCAGCCGCATTGCGGGGCAATCCCCATGAATCCGTCTATTGCGCCGCAAAATGGGGGGAACGCGGATATACCGAAAGTCTCAAGGCGGCATATAAGGGAAGCAGCGTGAAAGTCATGGGATTCTATCCGGGCGGCATCGACACCGACTTCTATACGGACAGCAGGGATTACGTCGACATCGAGAAACAGCGCAGCTTCATGAATCCGAAGGATGTCGCGCACATGCTTCTCGAGAATGCGCTCAGCACGGCAGATCTGACCGTGGCGGACCTCGTGATCGAACGCAACTCCCAGCGGCCGTTCATGGCGCAAGGGCAGACCTTTACAAACACCGTATGA
- a CDS encoding Rrf2 family transcriptional regulator yields MRYSTQLSDAVHILAYIAVFSPTEAITSDALAASIETNPTNVRKIMGKLRQSDLIHTVNGQARPTLSRPIEEITLHDVFTSIQGGAKLIEVDEHTNPRCIIGANIQQALEKEYARLQQAAEDAMRQVTLADILRSISASAISSDPNSQDMVGAFL; encoded by the coding sequence ATGAGGTATTCGACACAGCTCAGCGATGCGGTGCACATCCTCGCATACATCGCCGTCTTCTCCCCGACCGAAGCGATCACGAGCGACGCGCTTGCCGCAAGCATAGAGACCAATCCCACCAATGTTCGCAAGATCATGGGGAAACTGCGACAGAGCGATCTCATCCACACCGTCAACGGTCAGGCGAGACCGACGCTGAGCAGACCTATCGAAGAGATCACCCTGCATGACGTCTTCACCAGCATCCAGGGAGGGGCCAAGCTCATCGAAGTCGACGAGCACACCAACCCACGCTGCATCATTGGGGCAAACATCCAGCAGGCTCTGGAAAAGGAATATGCTCGATTGCAGCAAGCCGCGGAGGATGCGATGAGGCAGGTCACGCTGGCGGACATCCTTCGAAGCATATCGGCAAGCGCGATCAGCAGCGACCCGAACAGCCAAGACATGGTGGGCGCCTTTCTCTGA
- a CDS encoding NAD(P)H-binding protein, with protein sequence MTYLVTGATGGLGGYVLGYLRNLVPSSQIVALARSRSKAADLEKDGIAVRVGDYSDAASLRKAFEGVDRMLFISGAPGNREAEHANVVDAAKAEGVSFIAYTSFANAGNVDNMLSSDHQFTEDLIERSGIAHTFLRNNWYLENEETLLRLALESGELDFSAGDATVGWALKREYAEAAAQVLAGLKASPSILELSGPAHTYRQLAQALSRASGKSIEARDLDGTHFVQAMGAAGIPEAGAKGILGIQELIKAGDLELQSQDFEAVLGHSLTAFDEAVKEVLHL encoded by the coding sequence ATGACATATTTGGTGACTGGTGCGACCGGTGGTCTGGGTGGATATGTGCTTGGATATCTCAGGAATCTGGTGCCATCCTCGCAGATCGTCGCGTTGGCTCGCAGCCGAAGCAAGGCTGCGGATCTTGAGAAAGACGGCATCGCCGTTCGCGTGGGGGATTATTCCGATGCCGCATCGCTGAGAAAGGCCTTCGAAGGTGTCGACCGCATGCTGTTCATTTCGGGTGCGCCTGGCAACCGCGAGGCGGAACATGCCAACGTCGTCGATGCGGCGAAGGCCGAGGGTGTCTCCTTCATCGCATACACGAGTTTTGCGAATGCGGGCAATGTAGACAACATGCTCTCCTCCGATCACCAATTCACGGAGGACCTGATCGAACGCTCGGGTATCGCGCACACCTTCCTTCGGAACAACTGGTATCTCGAGAACGAGGAGACGCTGCTGAGGCTTGCGCTTGAATCCGGTGAACTTGACTTCTCTGCTGGCGACGCAACCGTTGGCTGGGCCTTGAAGCGCGAATATGCCGAAGCGGCGGCTCAGGTTTTGGCGGGGCTCAAGGCCAGTCCGAGCATACTTGAGCTCTCTGGTCCGGCGCATACGTATCGCCAGCTGGCTCAGGCCCTGTCGCGGGCATCGGGCAAGTCGATCGAGGCGCGCGATCTCGATGGGACCCATTTCGTGCAGGCCATGGGAGCAGCCGGAATCCCCGAGGCTGGCGCGAAGGGAATTCTTGGCATACAGGAGCTCATCAAGGCGGGTGATCTTGAGTTGCAATCCCAGGATTTCGAAGCCGTTCTCGGTCATTCACTGACAGCATTTGACGAAGCGGTGAAAGAGGTGCTGCACCTATAG